Proteins encoded within one genomic window of Rhinolophus sinicus isolate RSC01 linkage group LG14, ASM3656204v1, whole genome shotgun sequence:
- the LOC141568490 gene encoding endogenous retrovirus group K member 7 Env polyprotein-like yields MHIDDSLIGWTVRLNMLGDWFGGRKVKLPIPPSRPSCAKQLKLNVETVPWRACRGSDPVRYDIPGTGRYIIDWSRNNRSGRTRELISGLWSSDMQYQQNSLWRLLGAMDKVETWLSLPMKVLEDGTESWDTVTKSVNISACVPSPYALLIGNISVHFVENQFNVSCNNCILTNCVSWVPSGTQVMILKQPSFVMLPVNISGPWYAERSLQIFKEIEYALSRQKRFIGLLIAGIMALVTIIATAATAAVALSQTIQNAQYVNTLSKNVSLALGTQEAIDEKLEQKVNALYDTVQYMGDVIHGMKVKSHLECHPEYHWICVTSKEYNNSQYDWNRVRLHLQGIWHNANLSLDMFRLHDEIQSLREAEPLKFDAAQAASNFVTVLKNAFPSLPTITHSITLFLTLGICICLALCLFPLLVKCFVNGMLDMRTDIHHLKLKAKP; encoded by the coding sequence ATGCATATTGATGATTCTTTAattggatggactgttcgtcttaacaTGCTAGGCGACTGGTTCGGGGGACGCAAAGTAAAACTGCCCATCCCTCCATCACGTCCATCTTGTGCTAAACAGCTGAAATTGAATGTTGAGACTGTTCCGTGGAGAGCTTGCCGTGGTAgtgatcctgttcgttatgacatccctggaacaggcagatacatcattGACTGGTCGAGAAACAACCGGTCCGGACGGACCCGTGAATTGATTTCTGGACTATGGAGTTCTGATATGcagtatcagcaaaattcattatggagactttTGGGAGCAATGGATAAAGTTGAAACCTGGCTCTCCCTGCCTATGAAGGTTTTGGAAGATGGAACTGAAAGTTGGGATACTGTTACTAAAtctgttaatatatctgcttgtgttccctCCCCTTATGCTTTATTGATTGGAAATATTAGTGTACATTTTGTGGAAAATCAATTTAATGTGTCTTGTAATAATTGTATTCTGACTAATTGTGTTTCCTGGGTACCCTCGGGAACCCAAGTTATGATTTTAAAGCAGCCCTCGTTTGTAATGCTTCCTGTTAACATTTCTGGACCctggtatgctgaaagaagtttacagatttttaaagaaattgagtatgccTTGAGTAGACAAAAACGGTTTATTGGACTTCTAATTGCAGGAATTATGGCTTTGGTTACTATAATTGCCACTGCAGCTACAGCGGCTGTTGCTCTTTCTCAAACCATTCAGAATGCTCAGTATGTAAATACCCTTTCTAAGAATGTTTCTTTAGCCTTGGGAACCCAAGAGGCTATTGATGAGAAATTGGAACAAAAGGTGAATGCCCTTTATGATACCGTTCAGTATATGGGAGATGTTATTCATGGTATGAAGGTTAAATCTCATCTAGAGTGTCATCCAGAATATCATTGGATTTGTGTTACCTCCaaagaatataataatagtcAGTATGATTGGAATCGAGTTCGTTTGCATCTTCAGGGTATTTGGCATAATGCTAATTTATCTCTGGATATGTTTAGACTTCATGATGAGATTCAGAGTTTGAGAGAAGCTGAACCTTTGAAATTCGATGCTGCTCAAGCTGCCTctaattttgttactgttttgaagaatgcttttccttctttgcctACAATCACCCATTCGATTACATTATTTCTCACTTTGGGTATTTGTATTTGCTTGGCTCTGTGCTTGTTCCCACTCCTTGTTAAGTGTTTTGTTAATGGCATGCTAGACATGCGTACTGATATTCATCATCTAAAGCTTAAGGCAAAACCTTAG